GGTCAAAGAAGGCCTTGGCGTAGCTCTCCAGCGGATCGGTCGCCGTCATCATGGGCGGGTACCAGTGATAGCCGCCGAAAATCTCGTCTGCACCCTGGCCGCTTTGGACGACCTTGACGAACTTCGCGACCTCCTGCGAGAGCATGTAGAAGCCGACGTTGTCGTGGCTGACCATGGGCTCGGACATCTGCCCGATGCAGGCCTTGAGGGCCGGCAGGGCGCGGGTCGAGTCGATGGAGAGCTTGTGGTGCTTGGTCTGGAAACGCTCGACGATGACGTCCGAGTACTTGAACTCGTCTCCGGCCTCGTCGCCGACGGTTTCAAAGCCGATGGAAAAGGTTTCGATCTGCTGGTTGCTGTGCTCGGCGAGCAGGCCCACAATCAGGCTGGAGTCGAGTCCGCCGGACAGAAGTACGCCTACCGGCACGTCGGCTACGAGGCGGCGCTTCACGGCGTCTCGCATGACCTCGAGGGTGGCTTCCTCCCAGTCGGCCTGGGAGTAGTTCTTCTCGTCCTCGCGCATGCCGTATTGGAGATCCCAATACTTGTGCTGCGTCATCTTACCGTCTGGCTCGACGACAGCCACGGTGGCCGGGGGCAGCTTTTTCACCCCACTGAGGATCGTGCGCTCGGGCGGCACGACAGAGTGGAAGCTCATGTAGTAGTTGAGCGCGACGGGGTCGAGCGAGGTGTCCACGCCACCGGCAGCCAGCAGGGAGGGCAGGGTGGAGGAAAAGCGCAGGCGGGTGGCGTCCTTTGTGTAGTAAAGGGGTTTGATGCCCAGGCGGTCACGGGCGAGCGTGACCCGGCCACTGTCGCGCTCATAGATGGCAAACGCGAACATGCCGTTGAAGTGCTCTACACAGTCCGGCCCCCAAGCGTGGAACGCCTTCAGGATGACCTCGGTGTCGCCGTGGCTGAAGAAGTTGTAACCCTTGCCCTCAAGCTCGGCTCGCAACTCCGGGTAATTGTAGATGGCACCGTTATAGACGACTGTGAGGCCGAGCGCGGTATCCACCATCGGCTGCTGAGCAGCCTCGCTCAAGTCGATGATTTTGAGCCGCCGGTGCCCGAGCGCTACTGCGCCGCGTAGTACCAGGCCGTCGCCATCGGGTCCCCGGGGGACCATCGTGTCCATCATCCGTACGACCTGCGCCGCGTCAGGCGCACGTCCGTCAAACTGCATAATTCCGCTAATTCCACACATAACTGAGTGAGAGAGCCCATAAAAAGAGGGATTGGGCGTAGTCGTGTAAACAATCCCACATGGCTAAAGGTGTGTCAAAGGATAATGCCAGAAAACGCAGAATTGATGAGCCTTGCGGGTTAGGGTTGCCTTGCCGGTAGGGGCTGCGTTATCACCCCATCATGGCCCCGGCTCCGGAAAGACAACTGACCGTCCGTGCGATTATTACCGGCTTCGTATTGGGGGCGGTTCTGGCCCCGTGTAACATTTACACCGGTCTGAAAATCGGATTCTCCTTTAACATGTCCATCGCGGCGGCTCTGCTGAGCTATGCGTGGTGGAACAGTCTGCACCACTTCGGAGCGGCGAAACACTGGGGGCTGCTGGAGAACAACATCAACCAGACGGCGGCCTCCTCGGCGGCGTCGATCCTCTCGGCCGGGTTGGTTGCGCCCATTCCGGCGCTGGCCCTGCTGACGGACTACAAGTTTACCTATCCGGTGCTCACGCTGTGGGTCTTCACGGTGAGCTTTGTCGGGATCGCCTGTGCGCTGGCCGTGCGGCGACAGATGCTGGATCGCGAGGCGCTACCGTTCCCGAACGGCGTAGCGACAGCCGAGACGATCACCGAAATCTACTCCCACGGCAAGGAAGCCGCCGCACGCGTCAAAATGCTTCTCGGGGCGGGGCTGCTATCGGGCGGCATCTTTTTGTTTAACGCCTTCGTGTATAAAATTCCTTCGCTGGGGCTGCCTGCTTCGTGGGGGTTCAAGGCCCCGGCTAACGTCGCGGCCAAGGGCCTCGACCGAGTGAGCTGGCGGGCGCTCGGGATGGAGATCCAGCCCTCGCTACTGCTGCTGGGCTTTGGGGCGATCGTGGGGCCGCGCGTAGGCATCTCTCTGCTGCTGGGGACGATCATCGCGTGGATGCTGCTGCCGGGACCGCTGCTGGCGCATGGATGGGCACAACCTGCGCTGGACGGGGCGAGCTGGTACACGGTCATGCTGGAGTGGCTGCTGTGGCCGGGGGTCAGCCTGATGGTGGCCGGGGCGTTGACGTCGTTTGCCCTGTCAATGGTGAAGATTTTTAAGAGCAAGCTCTCGGGGAATAAGGGCGTGGGTAGCGACCCCGAAGCGAGCGAAGCCGACGAAATCGCCAATGCTCCCGGCGGGGTGCGCTACTTCCCGAAGAAGTGGTTCGTGCTCATGTTGGCAGTGGGCTTCGTGGGCTGCGTGATCGCGCAGCAGTGGATTTTCTCGATCCCGCTGTGGCTGGGCACGATTGCCTTCGGGCTGTCGTTCCTGCTCGCGGTGGTGGCGGCTCGCGTCTCCGGTGAGACGGGTATCCCGCCCATCGGCGCGCTGGGTAAGATCACGCAGGTGACCTTTGGCTTTCTGACGCCGACCACGAACCCCGCGAGCTTCATGACCGCTAACCTGATGGCGGCCAACGTCACCGGCGGGGCCGCCGGGCAGTGCTCGGACATGCTGCACGACCTCAAGACCGGTAAGCTCATCGGTGCGAGTCTGCGCGGTCAGGTCGTGGCGCAGATTTTCGGGATTTTGGCTGGTTCGCTGGCCGGCTGTGCGGCGTACATGATCCTGATCCCCAATCCGCAGGAAATGCTCCTGACGGAAAAATGGCCCGCTCCGGCGGTGGCCACCTGGAAGGCCGTAGCCGAGGTGCTGGCCGAGGGGCTGGACACGATCCCGCACGGCTGTGGCCCGGCGGTCGTCGTGGCTATCGTGATCGGGGTGGTGCTGGCCTGTCTGGAGGCCCTGCTGCCGCAGCAGCGTCGCCACTGGGTGCCGAGCGCGTCGAGCCTGGGCTTTGCGTTCATTATCCCGCCCTTCATCAGTCTGGGGATCTTTGTGGGTGCCATGCTGCGAGTGGTTGCCGAGCGCCTCTGGAAGCACTGGAGCGCCAAGTACCTGATCGTGCTGGCGGCCGGGCTGGTTGCCGGGGAGAGTCTCGCCGGAGTGGTGCAGGCCATTGTCAGCTTTTTCCAGCCCTGAGGCAGATGCATTGTCAGGGCCAGCGCCTTGGCGTGTCTTCTCGGCTATAAGCTGACGGGATGGCATTTATAAGCCACCTTCCTTCTTTGCTATTAGGGCTCTTTAAGGCTTGGGCAGTTTGCATTAATGGGTTTCTGTTGAAACCGAGACTCAATTACAGAAAAAGCCAAGAAGGGGGAGACGATGAAACCGGAAAACTGCTATGTGCCCGCTGGGGCCGATCCATTGACGGAGGCATTTGCCTTTGCAGAGTCCATGCCCAAGCATGGCCGCGCAGCCAGGGGGGCTCGCCCGCTGGATAAGCCTTTTGCCGAGTGGGGTCCACGGCTCTTTACACATCGCAGTTGTAAGCCGCTCGCTCTCTACGTGCATGTGCCGTTCTGCCGTCATCGCTGCCTGTTCTGCCCCTTTTACCAGAATCGCAGTTCGGAGGAGTTCAGCGAGTACTACGCGGACCTGCTCATGCGGCACCTGGATCTGGTGGAGCAGGCGCTGGGGCAGGGGGCTGGATGCCGCCCGGTCGATGCGGTCTACTTTGGCGGGGGGACGCCGAGCGACCTGGCCGCTCCGGACCTGGCCCGCGTGCTGCGACGGCTGAAAAGCCTGTTTGAGATCACCCCGGAGACGGAGATCACGATCGAGGGGCGCGTCCGGGACTTTACGGTGGAGAAGGCGCAAGCCTGGCGCGAGGCCGGTGCAAACCGCTTTTCACTCGGGCTGCAGAGTGCGGATGAGGAGCTGCGCCGCCGCCTGGGAAGGTTAGCCGGACGTGAAGAGATTTTAAAGGTCCTGAATGGCCTGGCGGACA
This genomic interval from Ruficoccus sp. ZRK36 contains the following:
- a CDS encoding N-acetylglutaminylglutamine amidotransferase, whose translation is MCGISGIMQFDGRAPDAAQVVRMMDTMVPRGPDGDGLVLRGAVALGHRRLKIIDLSEAAQQPMVDTALGLTVVYNGAIYNYPELRAELEGKGYNFFSHGDTEVILKAFHAWGPDCVEHFNGMFAFAIYERDSGRVTLARDRLGIKPLYYTKDATRLRFSSTLPSLLAAGGVDTSLDPVALNYYMSFHSVVPPERTILSGVKKLPPATVAVVEPDGKMTQHKYWDLQYGMREDEKNYSQADWEEATLEVMRDAVKRRLVADVPVGVLLSGGLDSSLIVGLLAEHSNQQIETFSIGFETVGDEAGDEFKYSDVIVERFQTKHHKLSIDSTRALPALKACIGQMSEPMVSHDNVGFYMLSQEVAKFVKVVQSGQGADEIFGGYHWYPPMMTATDPLESYAKAFFDRDYSEYCEVVEKKWQQGDFARDFVKTHFALPGADAPIDKAMRLDAQVMLVDDPVKRVDNNTMAASLEARVPFLDHEVVEFAARVPPELKIKDGGKYVLKEAGRRVIPSEVIDRPKGYFPVPALKYLRGEFLEMARDSLLNDTARARGLYQPAYVEKLLAAPEEHITPLRGSKLWQLSLLELWLQSHGIR
- a CDS encoding OPT family oligopeptide transporter codes for the protein MAPAPERQLTVRAIITGFVLGAVLAPCNIYTGLKIGFSFNMSIAAALLSYAWWNSLHHFGAAKHWGLLENNINQTAASSAASILSAGLVAPIPALALLTDYKFTYPVLTLWVFTVSFVGIACALAVRRQMLDREALPFPNGVATAETITEIYSHGKEAAARVKMLLGAGLLSGGIFLFNAFVYKIPSLGLPASWGFKAPANVAAKGLDRVSWRALGMEIQPSLLLLGFGAIVGPRVGISLLLGTIIAWMLLPGPLLAHGWAQPALDGASWYTVMLEWLLWPGVSLMVAGALTSFALSMVKIFKSKLSGNKGVGSDPEASEADEIANAPGGVRYFPKKWFVLMLAVGFVGCVIAQQWIFSIPLWLGTIAFGLSFLLAVVAARVSGETGIPPIGALGKITQVTFGFLTPTTNPASFMTANLMAANVTGGAAGQCSDMLHDLKTGKLIGASLRGQVVAQIFGILAGSLAGCAAYMILIPNPQEMLLTEKWPAPAVATWKAVAEVLAEGLDTIPHGCGPAVVVAIVIGVVLACLEALLPQQRRHWVPSASSLGFAFIIPPFISLGIFVGAMLRVVAERLWKHWSAKYLIVLAAGLVAGESLAGVVQAIVSFFQP